One genomic window of Methanofastidiosum sp. includes the following:
- a CDS encoding tRNA pseudouridine(54/55) synthase Pus10: MILKTSKEILGEYILCDNCLGRQFGKISISTNERRGKVIRNLLNCFNPEIIPNINQQKPCFLCDNIFEKTEDIVKDVSPDFEFSTFHAGTKIPEEIMKKEGMLKEKYNLQYQENLKQELNRELGKKIGAIIGKEFKREKEDVTILLHPYESKIEYVINPLFIYGRYNKLIRGIPQTKWFCRKCKGRGCSRCGHTGKMYDESVEELISKLFLEETKGQDSSFHGAGREDIDVLMLGNGRPFVLEIKSPKIRDIDLQRIELEVNQMNEGKVKISELCFVGKEVVEKIKNTNFRKTYLAEIDACLTEEEKKKIEEFFIDRDIYQETPNRVIHRRADKTRIRKVYKVLTSKENCSSLEIYCDGGLYIKELISGDEERTNPSIAELLGKNIKCILLNVISIEE, translated from the coding sequence ATGATATTGAAAACTTCTAAGGAGATCCTTGGAGAATATATTCTTTGTGATAATTGCCTTGGAAGACAGTTTGGAAAAATTTCAATATCCACAAATGAAAGAAGAGGGAAAGTAATAAGAAATCTATTGAACTGTTTTAATCCAGAAATAATTCCTAATATAAACCAACAAAAGCCTTGTTTTCTTTGTGATAATATTTTTGAAAAGACCGAGGACATCGTAAAAGATGTATCACCAGATTTCGAGTTTTCTACTTTTCATGCAGGTACAAAGATTCCTGAAGAAATCATGAAAAAAGAGGGAATGCTAAAAGAGAAATATAATCTTCAGTACCAGGAAAACCTTAAACAAGAACTTAATAGGGAGCTTGGAAAAAAGATAGGGGCCATCATTGGCAAAGAGTTCAAAAGGGAAAAAGAAGATGTAACAATACTTCTACATCCTTATGAATCAAAGATCGAGTATGTAATTAATCCATTATTTATCTATGGCCGATACAATAAACTAATTAGAGGGATCCCACAGACTAAATGGTTTTGCAGAAAGTGTAAAGGCAGGGGTTGTTCAAGATGTGGGCATACTGGAAAAATGTATGATGAAAGTGTTGAGGAATTGATATCCAAATTATTTTTAGAAGAAACTAAAGGTCAAGATTCCTCTTTTCATGGGGCAGGTAGGGAAGATATCGATGTTTTAATGCTTGGAAATGGTCGACCTTTTGTTCTGGAAATAAAATCCCCTAAAATCCGAGATATCGATCTTCAAAGAATAGAGCTTGAAGTAAACCAAATGAATGAGGGAAAAGTAAAAATTTCAGAGCTTTGCTTTGTGGGCAAGGAAGTAGTTGAGAAAATAAAAAATACTAATTTTAGAAAAACTTACCTAGCAGAGATAGATGCATGCCTGACTGAAGAAGAAAAGAAGAAAATAGAGGAATTTTTCATTGACAGAGACATATACCAAGAAACCCCAAATAGGGTCATACATAGAAGAGCCGATAAAACTAGAATTAGAAAGGTTTATAAAGTTCTTACCTCTAAGGAAAATTGCTCGTCACTAGAGATATACTGTGATGGTGGACTTTATATAAAGGAACTTATCTCTGGAGATGAGGAGAGGACAAATCCCAGTATTGCAGAATTATTGGGTAAGAATATAAAGTGTATATTGCTAAATGTAATTAGTATTGAAGAGTAG